A genomic window from Sorex araneus isolate mSorAra2 chromosome 2, mSorAra2.pri, whole genome shotgun sequence includes:
- the SBNO2 gene encoding protein strawberry notch homolog 2 isoform X1 translates to MLPGATMDGDFPPPEPPPAGSVLYGTPPLCGASVQHGVLHCPWWTGFQTPYPALSSQSHPFIVSQSYLDTSFSPAPTTPSFPPKTDFAQDSYLEDLATASIFSSSVDSLSDIADTPDFPAADSLSQVPTIWDVVSPGPPAPDKLYLPSGTFPGLEDTVPSLPSTPHPSYQSQSQPEEEEEPEEEEAEELGHTETYSDYVPSKSKIGKQHPDRVVETSTLSSVPPPDITYTLALPTSDTGALSALQLEAITYACQQHEVLLPSGQRAGFLIGDGAGVGKGRTVAGVILENYLRGRKKSLWFSVSNDLKYDAERDLRDIEAPGIAVHALSKIKYGDNTTSEGVLFATYSALIGESQAGGQHRTRIRQILEWCGEAFDGVIVFDECHKAKNASSTKMGKAVLDLQSKLPLARVVYASATGASEPRNMIYMSRLGIWGEGTPFRTFEEFLHAIEKRGVGAMEIVAMDMKVSGMYIARQLSFSGVTFRIEEIPLAPSFERIYNRAALLWAEALGVFQQAADWIGLESRKSLWGQFWSAHQRFFKYLCVAAKVQRLVALARQELARGKCVVIGLQSTGEARTREVLDEKEGQLDCFVSAAEGVFLSLIQKHFPSTKRKRDRGGCKRKRRPRGRGTKATRLVCEVGGVIRVSDDSSTESDVALDSDFHSSPESLVDDDVVIVDTIGLPADDRGPLQQRDPHGPGVLERVEQLKQDLLDKVRALGRELPVNTLDELIDQLGGPERVAEMTGRKGRVVSRPDGAVTFESRAEQGLSIDHVNLREKERFMSGEKLVAIISEATSSGVSLQADRRVQNQRRRVHMTLELPWSADRAIQQFGRTHRSNQVSAPEYVFLISELAGERRFASIVAKRLESLGALTHGDRRATETRDLSKYNFENKYGARALSCILATILNHAENKVPPPQGYPGGDTAFFQDMKQGLLSVGIGGRESRSGGLDVEKDCSITKFLNRILGLEVHKQNALFRYFSDTFDHLLQLDKKEGKYDMGILDLAPGIDEIYKESQQVFLTPGHPQDGQVVFYKISVDRGLKWDDAFAKSLGLTGACEGFYLSYKVRGNQPSCLLAEQSRGKHFTVYKPNIGRQSQPETWDSLCRRFRQVTAEEAREHWEHIYAFSLEHCSHMAWNRQCRLVQEGKDCQQGQRLRHHYMLCGALLRVWGRVAAVMADVTNSSHLQIVRLKTKDKKKQVGIKIPECCVRRVLQELRLMDADVKRKNARGLSCPAPPALRPLTLPSGPGEVLDLTYSPPAQAFPPPAPFTFPPPLPGEPAPPAAPLLGPPEVLGDPSALVTQGCDINYKEVLEEMLRSLHTVPPAEPPGPLDVVGAGEGGGGGAERQSVIQFSPHFPNS, encoded by the exons CATGGCGTTCTGCACTGCCCCTGGTGGACCGGCTTCCAGACCCCCTACCCAGCCCTCTCCAGCCAAAGCCA cccatTCATCGTCAGCCAGTCCTACTTGGACACCAGCTTCAGCCCcgcacccaccacccccagcttCCCACCAAAGACTGACTTTGCTCAG GACTCATACTTAGAAGACCTGGCCACAGCCTCCATCTTCTCCTCATCTGTGGACTCGCTGTCCGACATCGCCGACACGCCCGACTTCCCCGCCGCTGACAGCCTCAGCCAAGTGCCCACCATCTGGGACGTCGTgagccccggccccccggcccctgaCAAG cTGTACCTGCCCAGTGGGACTTTTCCAGGACTCGAGGACACAGTCCCCTCCCTACCCAGCACCCCTCATCCTAGCTACCAG TCTCAGAGTCagccagaggaggaggaagagcctgaggaggaggaggccgaAGAGCTGGGCCATACGGAGACCTACTCGGACTACGTGCCCTCCAAGT ccaaAATTGGGAAGCAGCACCCAGACCGCGTGGTGGAAACCAGCACGCTGTCCAGCGTCCCCCCGCCGGACATCACGTACACCCTTGCCCTGCCCACCTCGGACACTGGGGCCCTGTCTGCCCTGCAGTTGGAGGCCATCACCTACGCCTGCCAG CAACACGAAGTCCTGCTCCCCAGTGGGCAGCGGGCTGGCTTCCTCATCGGTGACGGGGCTGGCGTGGGCAAGGGCCGCACTGTGGCTGGGGTCATCCTGGAGAACTACCTGCGGGGCAGGAAGAAGTCCCTATG GTTCAGCGTGTCCAATGACCTCAAGTACGATGCAGAGCGCGACCTGCGGGACATCGAGGCCCCCGGGATCGCGGTGCACGCGCTGAGCAAG ATCAAGTACGGTGACAACACTACCTCAGAGGGCGTCCTCTTCGCCACCTACTCTGCCCTGATCGGGGAGAGCCAGGCCGGCGGGCAGCATCGCACGCGCATCCGGCAGATCCTGGAGTGGTGTGGCGAGGCCTTCGATGGCGTG ATCGTGTTCGACGAGTGTCACAAAGCCAAGAACGCCAGCTCCACCAAGATGGGCAAGGCCGTGCTGGACCTGCAGAGCAAACTCCCGCTGGCCAGGGTGGTGTACGCCAGCGCCACAG GTGCCTCTGAGCCCCGGAACATGATCTACATGAGCCGCCTGGGCATCTGGGGCGAGGGCACGCCCTTCCGGACCTTCGAGGAATTCCTGCACGCCATCGAGAAGAG GGGTGTGGGCGCCATGGAGATCGTGGCCATGGACATGAAGGTGAGCGGCATGTACATCGCGCGCCAGCTCAGCTTCTCCGGCGTCACCTTCCGCATTGAGGAGATCCCGCTGGCACCCTCGTTCGAGCGCATCTACAACCGCGCTGCCCTGCTG TGGGCCGAGGCCCTGGGCGTGTTCCAGCAGGCGGCCGATTGGATCGGCCTGGAGTCTCGCAAGTCGCTGTGGGGCCAGTTCTGGTCGGCGCACCAGCGCTTCTTCAAGTACctgtgtgtggctgccaaggtGCAGCGGCTGGTGGCGTTAGCCCGCCAGGAGCTGGCCCGGGGCAAG TGTGTGGTCATCGGGCTGCAGTCCACCGGGGAGGCGCGGACCCGTGAGGTGCTGGACGAGAAGGAGGGCCAGCTCGACTGCTTCGTCTCAGCGGCTGA aggCGTCTTCCTGTCCCTCATTCAGAagcactttccctccaccaaaagGAAGCGTGACCGAGGCGGCTGTAAGCGGAAAC GTCGGCCCCGGGGCCGCGGGACCAAGGCGACCCGGCTGGTGTGCGAGGTGGGCGGCGTGATCCGCGTGAGCGACGACAGCAGCACCGAGTCAGACGTGGCGCTGGACAGCGACTTCCACTCGTCCCCCGAGTCGCTGGTCGACGACGACGTTGTCATTGTGGACACCATTGGGCTCCCTGCCGATGACCGCG GGCCCCTGCAGCAGCGGGACCCCCACGGCCCTGGTGTCCTGGAGCGGGTAGAACAGCTGAAGCAGGACCTTCTGGACAAGGTGCGGGCGCTGGGCCGGGAGCTGCCGGTCAACACCCTGGACGAGCTCATCGACCAGCTCGGGGGCCCCGAGCGCGTGGCTGAG ATGACCGGCAGGAAGGGCCGCGTGGTGTCCAGGCCCGATGGGGCGGTGACCTTCGAGTCCCGGGCAGAGCAAGGCCTGTCCATCGACCACGTGAACCTCAGGGAGAAGGAGCGGTTCATGAGCGGGGAGAAG CTCGTGGCCATCATTTCCGAGGCCACAAGCTCCGGTGTCTCCCTCCAAGCCGATCGCCGGGTCCAGAACCAGCGGCGCCGGGTCCACATGACACTGGAGCTGCCCTGGAGTGCAGACCGAGCCATCCAGCAGTTCG GCCGGACCCACCGGTCCAACCAGGTCTCGGCGCCCGAGTATGTCTTCCTCATCTCCGAGCTCGCCGGGGAGCGCAGGTTCGCCTCCATCGTGGCCAAGAGGCTGGAGAGCCTG GGGGCCTTGACCCATGGGGACCGCCGCGCCACCGAGACCCGGGACCTCAGCAAGTACAACTTCGAGAATAAG TACGGCGCCCGCGCACTCAGCTGTATCCTGGCCACCATCCTGAACCACGCGGAGAACAAAGTGCCTCCACCCCAAGGCTACCCCGGAGGGGACACCGCCTTCTTCCAGG ACATGAAGCAGGGCCTGCTGTCGGTGGGCATCGGTGGCCGGGAGTCCCGATCCGGAGGCCTAGATGTGGAAAAGG ACTGCTCTATCACCAAGTTCCTGAACcgcatcctggggctggaggtaCACAAGCAGAATGCACTGTTCCGGTACTTCTCGGACACGTTCGACCACCTGCTGCAGCTGGACAAGAAGGAGGGCAAATACGACATGGGCATCCTGG ACCTGGCTCCGGGCATCGACGAGATCTATAAGGAGAGCCAGCAGGTGTTCCTGACGCCCGGGCACCCGCAGGACGGTCAGGTGGTCTTCTACAAG ATCAGCGTGGACCGCGGCTTGAAATGGGATGATGCGTTCGCCAAATCCCTGGGACTGACTGGCGCCTGTGAAGGCTTCTACCTCTCCTACAAG GTGCGCGGGAACCAGCCGAGCTGCCTCCTGGCCGAGCAGAGCCGCGGCAAGCACTTCACCGTGTACAAGCCCAACATCGGCCGGCAGAGCCAGCCCGAGACCTGGGACAGCCTGTGCCGCCGATTCCGCCAG GTGACGGCAGAGGAGGCCAGGGAGCATTGGGAACACATCTACGCCTtctctctggagcactgcagccACATGGCGTG GAACCGGCAGTGCCGCCTGGTGCAGGAGGGCAAGGACTGCCAGCAGGGCCAGCGGCTGCGGCACCACTACATGCTGTGCGGGGCGCTGCTGCGCGTGTGGGGCCGCGTGGCCGCCGTCATGGCCGACGTGACCAACAGCAGCCACCTGCAGATCGTGCGCCTCAAGACCAAGGACAAGAAGAAGCAAGTCG GCATCAAGATCCCCGAGTGCTGCGTGCGCCGCGTGCTGCAGGAGCTGCGCCTCATGGACGCCGACGTGAAGCGCAAGAACGCACGGGGCCTGAGCTGCCCGGCGCCGCCCGCCCTGCGCCCGCTCACGCTGCCCAGCGGCCCCGGCGAGGTGCTGGACCTCACCTACAGCCCCCCGGCCCAGGCCTTCCCGCCACCCGCGCCCTTCACCTTCCCGCCGCCGCTCCCCGGGGAGCCGGCACCCCCCGCCGCGCCGCTGCTGGGGCCGcccgaggtgctgggggacccctcGGCGCTGGTGACCCAGGGCTGCGACATCAACTACAAGGAGGTGCTGGAGGAGATGCTGCGCTCGCTCCACACCGTGCCCCCCGCCGAGCCCCCGGGGCCGCTGGATGTGGTGGgcgccggggaggggggcggcgggggcgccgaGCGCCAGAGCGTCATTCAGTTCAGCCCCCACTTCCCCAACTCCTAG